The Saccharomyces paradoxus chromosome XV, complete sequence DNA window CAGCAACTCTAACGCTGCTACAGGTACCAGCATGGCACCAGAGCAGAACAAGTACTATATCCATTGTATAATTGGTACAGAGGAGCTCCCGGAAGCAGAGTTAGCTAACGAAGATCTGAAGGATGATGCAACCCCGTCCAATGACTCGATGACTACGCAGGCCATTGGTTTTGATAGGCTACGATCCGTGGGGTTTActgaacaagaaattgaacTGCTAAGACAACAGTTTCGGGCCACGTATGGAGATTtggaagaggaggaagagaGACTCGCTCAGGATGGTAACAGGGATGATGAAGGCCACGATATCAGACAATTGGAGGAACAGTGGATGGAAAGTGGAAGCGGCACCGCTCAGGGGAATGGCGCTGGAAATGGCAACGAAGACAGGTTCAACTCCGTGCCGATCGCTAACATAAAGCACAATAAAGATTTGCTCTTAGGTATATGTGTTGGATTTTTCTTCGGTGTCTTTGGTATACTATTAATGAAGTTTGATGGGTTGTTTAACAGACGACAAAAAATGGCGATTTTCGCTGGCGTGATTGTTAACGTCATGTTTTGCCTTGTAAGAGGCTTTTAGTTGCGAAGAAATTTGATGTCGCTTCTATGTACGGTGATGTTatgactatttttttcgaaTTTTTAGTATTTTACATGGCATTCTTACACTTTTATaaagttttatttatattaatAGTATCAGTAAGTGATTGCCTTTTTTTAGCATTCAGTCCACTGCTGCTAACGACGAATCAAAAGGTAAGCATTCTCTTGCTTTAAGTTATTCAAATTTCTATAGTTACCTTCCAGTCTCATTAAGAGACCGCCGAACGAGTAGTAAACGGCAATTAGATCTTTGCTCACTTCCTCAAACTTGTAAGCGGTACCATACATGACATAATCATAATCATCGGCGAGGGATCTGTCACCAGCCTGTGGAGGTCTCCAACTCCTTGTAGCGGAAGAGTCGTTGGCTGGGGCGTCTTCCAGATTTAAAGAGGATGCAATAGTAACAGTTAAGGAATCTTGTGCGACGACGGGAAACAATTCAACG harbors:
- the DSC3 gene encoding Dsc3p (Subunit of the DSC ubiquitin ligase complex~similar to YOR223W); protein product: MSTEPLLPTHNGSTIGEAGSADQKFIVIRFSDVSVRDLQLNISNVSFMNINTHWLRRMCRELRPQQTQKRRLKFIRNGSILNTHSKIAEELTHYFGTAGSNSNAATGTSMAPEQNKYYIHCIIGTEELPEAELANEDLKDDATPSNDSMTTQAIGFDRLRSVGFTEQEIELLRQQFRATYGDLEEEEERLAQDGNRDDEGHDIRQLEEQWMESGSGTAQGNGAGNGNEDRFNSVPIANIKHNKDLLLGICVGFFFGVFGILLMKFDGLFNRRQKMAIFAGVIVNVMFCLVRGF
- the RPB8 gene encoding DNA-directed RNA polymerase core subunit RPB8 (RNA polymerase subunit ABC14.5~similar to YOR224C); amino-acid sequence: MSNTLFDDIFQVSEVDPGRYNKVCRIEAASTTQDQCKLTLDINVELFPVVAQDSLTVTIASSLNLEDAPANDSSATRSWRPPQAGDRSLADDYDYVMYGTAYKFEEVSKDLIAVYYSFGGLLMRLEGNYRNLNNLKQENAYLLIRR